In one window of Desertifilum tharense IPPAS B-1220 DNA:
- a CDS encoding gamma-glutamylcyclotransferase, which yields MTVLAERLHRISVANPVEPSPTESTFYYFAYGSCMCPVDLKRTFGENTHSYVVGPATLRGYRLGFYRRSQLRNCGVLDIVRDPQATVEGVLYELPWRFSDRLDEREEVPRNGYRREVIELSHNGKVYKNVRTYVVVDKLPEEIAPNDWYFNVVMRGAVTCGLPEHYCWKLFDHMHQLQQRHWQMQTLRSA from the coding sequence ATGACTGTTCTAGCTGAACGCTTACACCGAATTTCCGTAGCGAATCCTGTTGAACCCTCCCCTACAGAATCCACGTTTTACTATTTTGCTTACGGTTCGTGTATGTGTCCAGTAGACCTGAAGCGCACCTTTGGGGAAAACACGCATTCCTATGTGGTGGGGCCTGCAACCTTGCGCGGATATCGGTTAGGCTTTTATCGGCGATCGCAACTTCGCAACTGTGGAGTCTTAGATATCGTTCGCGACCCGCAGGCAACCGTAGAGGGAGTATTATACGAGCTACCGTGGAGATTTAGCGATCGCCTTGACGAACGCGAAGAAGTTCCTCGCAACGGCTATCGGCGAGAGGTGATTGAACTGAGTCACAACGGGAAAGTTTATAAAAATGTCCGAACCTATGTTGTCGTAGACAAGTTACCCGAAGAAATTGCCCCGAATGACTGGTATTTTAACGTCGTCATGCGCGGGGCGGTCACTTGCGGACTACCAGAACACTATTGCTGGAAACTGTTCGATCACATGCACCAGTTACAGCAGCGCCACTGGCAAATGCAAACCTTGCGATCGGCTTAA
- a CDS encoding aromatic ring-hydroxylating dioxygenase subunit alpha, whose product MQTSIKNRDRAHIRQTGINPNHWYVVAQSREVKQDPISVTLWHQPIVLFRDSQGQIHALEDRCPHRQVKLSHGQVVNDWIECAYHGWRLDTEGNCAEVPYLADNQKLPSCKIRRYPVQELDGFIWLFLGEDNPDSIAPLGLPEWEHLNYIATVSIINCNAHYSYLIENLMDMYHGHLHHNWQAWTDAKLESIDEDDSRVDAHYQAQSYYRIDKIWSISQLFFPALRRLHPEPLEVSYVYPHWVSTLGQDFKICCLFCPISETQTRAYLIHFTSLNAFWRLHKLPVGFRRFVKDSLYGSAQKLLDGLVRQDVVMIEEEQQSFLQHPERNNYELNRALVSVQRLIRKQAELGNTEFSC is encoded by the coding sequence ATGCAAACCTCAATAAAAAACCGCGATCGCGCTCATATTCGTCAAACTGGAATTAACCCCAATCACTGGTATGTAGTTGCTCAAAGTCGAGAAGTCAAACAAGACCCTATCAGCGTTACCCTGTGGCATCAACCGATTGTTTTATTCCGCGATAGTCAAGGACAAATTCACGCCCTAGAAGACCGCTGTCCCCATCGCCAGGTTAAACTCAGTCATGGCCAGGTTGTCAATGATTGGATTGAATGCGCCTATCATGGCTGGCGATTAGATACAGAGGGAAATTGTGCCGAAGTCCCCTATCTTGCCGATAATCAAAAACTGCCTAGCTGTAAAATCCGTCGCTATCCCGTTCAGGAACTTGATGGCTTTATCTGGCTGTTTTTGGGCGAAGACAACCCCGATTCTATTGCCCCGTTAGGCTTGCCCGAATGGGAACATCTGAATTATATTGCTACCGTTTCTATTATTAACTGTAATGCCCATTATTCTTATCTGATTGAAAACTTAATGGACATGTATCACGGGCATTTACATCATAACTGGCAAGCTTGGACGGATGCCAAACTCGAATCTATCGATGAAGATGATAGCCGCGTTGATGCCCATTACCAAGCCCAAAGTTATTATCGCATTGATAAGATTTGGTCGATTTCTCAACTCTTTTTTCCCGCCTTGCGCCGCCTGCATCCCGAACCTTTGGAAGTCAGTTATGTTTATCCCCATTGGGTATCTACATTAGGACAAGACTTCAAAATCTGCTGTCTGTTTTGCCCCATTAGCGAAACCCAAACCCGCGCCTATCTGATACACTTTACCTCGCTGAATGCGTTCTGGCGATTGCATAAACTTCCCGTTGGGTTTCGGCGCTTTGTCAAGGATAGTTTGTATGGTTCGGCACAAAAATTGCTCGATGGCTTAGTGCGTCAAGATGTGGTGATGATTGAAGAAGAACAACAATCCTTTTTACAACATCCCGAACGGAATAACTACGAACTCAACCGCGCCTTAGTCAGCGTTCAACGCCTCATTAGAAAACAAGCGGAGTTAGGAAATACTGAGTTTAGCTGTTAG
- a CDS encoding VOC family protein, translating into MKFNSIHHVAIICADYQKSKEFYVNLLGFETIQETYRKERNSYKLDLQVGKCDRLELFSFPNPPERPSQPEACGLRHLAFEVEDIAASVAELEAKGIAVEPIRLDELTGKRFTFFKDPDGLPLEIYEG; encoded by the coding sequence ATGAAGTTTAACTCAATTCATCACGTTGCGATTATTTGTGCAGATTATCAGAAGTCAAAAGAGTTTTATGTAAATCTGCTAGGGTTTGAAACGATCCAAGAAACCTACAGAAAAGAGCGCAATTCCTATAAACTAGATTTACAGGTGGGAAAGTGCGATCGCCTTGAGTTATTTTCCTTTCCCAACCCTCCCGAAAGACCTAGCCAGCCGGAAGCCTGCGGTTTGAGACATTTAGCCTTTGAAGTCGAAGATATCGCCGCCAGCGTTGCTGAACTTGAAGCCAAAGGGATCGCCGTTGAACCCATTCGCCTCGATGAATTAACCGGAAAACGCTTTACCTTCTTTAAAGATCCTGACGGCTTACCCTTAGAAATCTACGAGGGTTAA
- the sbcC gene encoding exonuclease subunit SbcC produces MIPLQLTLKNFLSYREATLDFQGLHTACICGANGAGKSSLLEAIAWCLWGQSRAVTEDSLIHAGMRDMRVNFTFQKDDRTYRAIRSRHAGQSSTLEFQIQAESGFRPLTERGMRATQQLINQHLKLDYETFVNSAYLRQGRADEFMLKRPTERKEVLASLLHLDQYEALAEQAKERSREFKGQVDLLTYNWKTLQSQVESQATHATEIANLESAIADLNASQDIARQQLQSWQALRLEQQAQQQQLEWHRTQQHNLTQDYQRGLAEYQSALGRQQEVENLLTQESAIAQAYSQFQYLQSTEESLSQKFAAHTQVQSQLRLLRDTQSEQIQELTNHLNLSLAQLESLNEQAVENQQILSRQPEIEAGCEQLRSARDRLVQLDRLQLQASTLLQRRNQLQSQIDRSQARLAARLEELLATHQQLQASTEQGLSLQQAAAEVTDQIRQLENKRVYQQRVLEKGQERRHFMERLQADQRNYELQLGEILQKLQMLQTQVPELEVQEFPPCPLCDRPLDEHHWNLVLLKHQTKQQEIQDQLWVLREQLVTSEREIQILRSKYRELERELSQLTPALEKRGQLQAHLSVTGEMSQRLQQLSVEAAQIERSLNSGEYALDLQAELQAIDAELQALGYDEKDHALVRGQVDRWRWAEIKQAEIKSIQKRQAQILAQRPEIEAQIHQLQRRLEQLQTSSQLHRQIEALEQQLAELNYSLDEHNQVRSALRQAQSAQLRYQQLQQAKQQYPQLQQTAQELAVRLEVRQQELNNYTQKTQELQQKLLQNPDAVSQIQTLEQQIHHRREQLDEQLAKLGRLQQQQQYLETRQTQLEQLKVQLATSKRQYRVYQELAQAFGKNGLQSLMIENVLPQLEAETNAVLSRLSANQLHVQFVTQKAGRSSKGKIIETLDILIADARGTRPYETYSGGEAFRINFSIRLALAKLLAQRAGTSLQMLIVDEGFGTQDQEGCDRLVAAINAIAPDFACILTITHMPYFKEAFQARIEVTKNSEGSQIVIL; encoded by the coding sequence ATGATTCCGCTACAGTTGACTCTGAAAAACTTTTTGAGCTATCGCGAAGCCACACTGGATTTTCAGGGGCTGCATACGGCGTGTATTTGTGGCGCAAATGGGGCAGGTAAGTCTTCCTTGCTAGAGGCGATCGCCTGGTGTCTGTGGGGTCAAAGTCGGGCGGTTACGGAAGATAGTTTAATTCATGCTGGGATGCGCGATATGCGCGTTAACTTTACCTTCCAAAAGGACGATCGCACCTATCGGGCGATCCGATCGCGCCACGCCGGACAAAGCAGTACTCTGGAGTTTCAGATCCAGGCTGAGTCCGGGTTTCGCCCGCTGACGGAACGGGGAATGCGGGCCACTCAGCAGTTAATTAATCAACACCTGAAGTTAGATTACGAGACGTTTGTCAATTCAGCTTACTTGCGCCAAGGGCGGGCAGATGAGTTTATGCTGAAACGCCCGACGGAACGTAAGGAGGTGTTAGCCAGTTTATTGCATCTTGACCAATACGAGGCTTTAGCGGAACAGGCAAAGGAGCGATCGCGCGAATTTAAAGGTCAAGTCGATCTGCTGACCTATAATTGGAAAACCCTGCAATCTCAGGTGGAGTCTCAAGCAACCCACGCCACTGAGATCGCCAATTTAGAAAGCGCGATCGCCGATCTGAATGCTTCCCAGGATATCGCCCGCCAACAGTTGCAAAGCTGGCAAGCCTTACGCCTCGAACAACAAGCCCAACAGCAACAATTAGAATGGCATCGCACGCAGCAACACAACCTGACTCAAGACTATCAGCGGGGTTTGGCGGAGTATCAAAGCGCTTTGGGGCGACAGCAGGAAGTGGAAAATTTACTAACCCAAGAAAGCGCGATCGCTCAAGCCTACAGCCAATTTCAATATCTGCAAAGTACCGAAGAAAGCTTATCGCAAAAGTTTGCAGCCCATACCCAAGTCCAAAGCCAACTGCGCCTGCTGCGCGATACCCAAAGCGAGCAAATTCAAGAACTGACTAATCATCTGAATCTCAGTTTGGCTCAGTTAGAATCTTTAAACGAGCAAGCGGTGGAAAATCAACAGATCCTCAGCCGCCAACCGGAAATTGAGGCGGGGTGCGAACAACTCAGAAGCGCCCGCGATCGCCTCGTGCAACTGGATCGCCTGCAACTGCAAGCTAGCACCTTATTGCAGCGTCGCAACCAGCTACAGAGCCAAATAGACCGCTCTCAGGCGCGTTTAGCAGCGCGGTTGGAGGAACTTTTAGCCACCCATCAACAACTGCAAGCTAGCACCGAACAAGGGCTTTCGCTGCAACAAGCCGCCGCCGAAGTCACCGATCAAATTCGCCAGTTGGAGAATAAGCGGGTTTACCAGCAACGGGTTCTGGAAAAAGGACAGGAACGCCGTCATTTTATGGAACGCTTGCAGGCCGATCAGCGTAATTATGAGTTGCAGTTGGGAGAAATTTTGCAAAAACTCCAAATGTTGCAGACTCAGGTTCCCGAACTGGAGGTGCAGGAGTTTCCGCCTTGTCCTTTGTGCGATCGCCCTTTGGACGAACACCACTGGAATTTAGTCTTACTCAAGCATCAAACCAAACAACAGGAAATTCAAGACCAGCTTTGGGTATTGCGCGAACAACTGGTGACTTCTGAACGCGAAATTCAAATTCTGCGTTCTAAATATCGCGAACTCGAACGCGAATTAAGCCAACTCACGCCTGCTTTGGAAAAACGCGGACAACTGCAAGCCCATTTAAGCGTCACGGGGGAAATGTCTCAGCGCTTGCAACAGTTGAGTGTGGAAGCGGCTCAAATTGAGCGGTCTTTAAATAGTGGCGAGTATGCCTTAGATTTGCAAGCCGAATTACAGGCAATTGATGCCGAACTCCAAGCCCTCGGTTACGATGAAAAAGACCATGCCTTAGTCAGAGGACAGGTGGATCGCTGGCGCTGGGCAGAAATTAAGCAAGCTGAGATTAAATCGATCCAAAAGAGACAAGCCCAAATTCTGGCTCAACGTCCGGAAATTGAAGCGCAAATTCATCAATTGCAACGACGCTTAGAGCAATTGCAAACCTCTTCTCAGCTTCATCGCCAGATTGAAGCCTTAGAGCAACAACTCGCTGAATTAAATTACAGCTTAGACGAACATAACCAAGTTCGCAGCGCTTTACGCCAAGCTCAATCTGCCCAACTCCGCTATCAGCAACTTCAGCAAGCCAAGCAACAATATCCCCAGTTACAACAGACGGCTCAAGAACTTGCAGTTCGCTTAGAAGTAAGGCAGCAAGAGTTAAATAATTATACTCAAAAAACGCAAGAATTGCAACAAAAACTCCTGCAAAATCCCGATGCTGTGAGCCAAATTCAAACGCTAGAACAGCAAATTCACCACCGTCGCGAACAACTCGACGAGCAGTTAGCCAAATTGGGACGATTGCAACAGCAACAGCAATATTTAGAAACGCGACAAACCCAACTCGAACAACTCAAAGTTCAGCTTGCTACGTCTAAACGCCAGTATCGGGTTTATCAAGAATTAGCACAAGCTTTTGGTAAAAATGGTCTTCAATCTTTGATGATTGAAAATGTTTTACCCCAGTTGGAAGCGGAAACCAATGCAGTGCTATCCCGGTTAAGCGCGAATCAATTGCACGTCCAATTTGTTACCCAAAAAGCCGGACGTTCTTCAAAGGGAAAAATCATTGAAACCTTAGATATTTTAATTGCGGATGCGAGGGGAACGCGCCCCTATGAAACCTATTCTGGGGGGGAAGCCTTTCGGATTAATTTTTCCATTCGTTTAGCTTTAGCCAAGCTTTTAGCGCAGCGTGCGGGTACGTCTTTACAGATGCTAATTGTGGATGAAGGATTTGGGACTCAAGATCAAGAAGGGTGCGATCGCTTGGTGGCTGCAATTAATGCGATCGCGCCTGATTTTGCCTGTATCCTGACTATTACCCACATGCCTTATTTTAAGGAAGCTTTCCAAGCCAGAATTGAGGTTACAAAAAACTCGGAAGGTTCTCAAATCGTTATTTTGTAG